From one Anguilla rostrata isolate EN2019 chromosome 12, ASM1855537v3, whole genome shotgun sequence genomic stretch:
- the sh3bgr gene encoding SH3 domain-binding glutamic acid-rich protein isoform X33, giving the protein MVIKVYLASSSGSTAIKKKQQDVVGFLEALKIEYTPLDIACSEENRMWMRENVPGEKKPTNGIPLPPQIFNEEGYCGDYETFFDAKEDNQVYAFLGLPPPPGSKEALQAEQVPLQNGTDPDQEPEDTPQEECNGVENGESEELAGEEAAEEGGEEVAGEEEEDAELADGAELEEDAEEAEEETRKEAGEEEGEEGEEEEDVEEQEAQDEEDE; this is encoded by the exons ATGGTTATTAAAGTATATTTAGCTTCTTCCTCTGGATCTACTGCG aTCAAGAAGAAGCAGCAGGATGTGGTGGGGTTCCTGGAGGCTCTGAAGATCGAGTACACGCCGCTGGACATCGCCTGCAGCGAGGAGAACCGCATGTGGATGAGGGAGAACGTGCCCGGCGAGAAGAAGCCCACCAACGGCATTCCGCTCCCGCCGCAGATCTTCAACGAGGAGGGCTACTGCGGT gACTACGAAACATTCTTTGATGCCAAGGAGGACAATCAGGTCTATGCCTTCCTGGGTCTACCACCTCCACCTGGGTCAAAG GAGGCCCTGCAGGCCGAACAGGTCCCCCTTCAGAATGGGACGGATCCAGACCAGGAGCCGGAGGACACGCCA CAGGAGGAGTGTAACGGGGTGGAGAATGGCGAGTCTGAGGAGCTAGCTGGAGAGGAAGCCGcggaggaaggaggggaggaggtggcgggagaggaggaggaagacgcgGAGTTGGCGGACGGCGCAGAGTTGGAGGAAGACGCAGAGGAAGCCGAAGAGGAGACT AGGAAGGAAGCTGgcgaggaagagggagag gaaggagaggaagaggaggatgtaGAAGAGCAAGAGGCCCAG
- the sh3bgr gene encoding SH3 domain-binding glutamic acid-rich protein isoform X30: MVIKVYLASSSGSTAIKKKQQDVVGFLEALKIEYTPLDIACSEENRMWMRENVPGEKKPTNGIPLPPQIFNEEGYCGDYETFFDAKEDNQVYAFLGLPPPPGSKEALQAEQVPLQNGTDPDQEPEDTPQEECNGVENGESEELAGEEAAEEGGEEVAGEEEEDAELADGAELEEDAEEAEEETRKEAGEEEGEEGEEEEDVEEQEAQDEEELRELEDEEDE; encoded by the exons ATGGTTATTAAAGTATATTTAGCTTCTTCCTCTGGATCTACTGCG aTCAAGAAGAAGCAGCAGGATGTGGTGGGGTTCCTGGAGGCTCTGAAGATCGAGTACACGCCGCTGGACATCGCCTGCAGCGAGGAGAACCGCATGTGGATGAGGGAGAACGTGCCCGGCGAGAAGAAGCCCACCAACGGCATTCCGCTCCCGCCGCAGATCTTCAACGAGGAGGGCTACTGCGGT gACTACGAAACATTCTTTGATGCCAAGGAGGACAATCAGGTCTATGCCTTCCTGGGTCTACCACCTCCACCTGGGTCAAAG GAGGCCCTGCAGGCCGAACAGGTCCCCCTTCAGAATGGGACGGATCCAGACCAGGAGCCGGAGGACACGCCA CAGGAGGAGTGTAACGGGGTGGAGAATGGCGAGTCTGAGGAGCTAGCTGGAGAGGAAGCCGcggaggaaggaggggaggaggtggcgggagaggaggaggaagacgcgGAGTTGGCGGACGGCGCAGAGTTGGAGGAAGACGCAGAGGAAGCCGAAGAGGAGACT AGGAAGGAAGCTGgcgaggaagagggagag gaaggagaggaagaggaggatgtaGAAGAGCAAGAGGCCCAG
- the sh3bgr gene encoding SH3 domain-binding glutamic acid-rich protein isoform X46, with protein MVIKVYLASSSGSTAIKKKQQDVVGFLEALKIEYTPLDIACSEENRMWMRENVPGEKKPTNGIPLPPQIFNEEGYCGDYETFFDAKEDNQVYAFLGLPPPPGSKEALQAEQVPLQNGTDPDQEPEDTPRKEAGEEEGEEGEEEEDVEEQEAQEEEEEGADAEDEEDE; from the exons ATGGTTATTAAAGTATATTTAGCTTCTTCCTCTGGATCTACTGCG aTCAAGAAGAAGCAGCAGGATGTGGTGGGGTTCCTGGAGGCTCTGAAGATCGAGTACACGCCGCTGGACATCGCCTGCAGCGAGGAGAACCGCATGTGGATGAGGGAGAACGTGCCCGGCGAGAAGAAGCCCACCAACGGCATTCCGCTCCCGCCGCAGATCTTCAACGAGGAGGGCTACTGCGGT gACTACGAAACATTCTTTGATGCCAAGGAGGACAATCAGGTCTATGCCTTCCTGGGTCTACCACCTCCACCTGGGTCAAAG GAGGCCCTGCAGGCCGAACAGGTCCCCCTTCAGAATGGGACGGATCCAGACCAGGAGCCGGAGGACACGCCA AGGAAGGAAGCTGgcgaggaagagggagag gaaggagaggaagaggaggatgtaGAAGAGCAAGAGGCCCAG
- the sh3bgr gene encoding SH3 domain-binding glutamic acid-rich protein isoform X50: MVIKVYLASSSGSTAIKKKQQDVVGFLEALKIEYTPLDIACSEENRMWMRENVPGEKKPTNGIPLPPQIFNEEGYCGDYETFFDAKEDNQVYAFLGLPPPPGSKRKEAGEEEGEEGEEEEDVEEQEAQDEEDE, from the exons ATGGTTATTAAAGTATATTTAGCTTCTTCCTCTGGATCTACTGCG aTCAAGAAGAAGCAGCAGGATGTGGTGGGGTTCCTGGAGGCTCTGAAGATCGAGTACACGCCGCTGGACATCGCCTGCAGCGAGGAGAACCGCATGTGGATGAGGGAGAACGTGCCCGGCGAGAAGAAGCCCACCAACGGCATTCCGCTCCCGCCGCAGATCTTCAACGAGGAGGGCTACTGCGGT gACTACGAAACATTCTTTGATGCCAAGGAGGACAATCAGGTCTATGCCTTCCTGGGTCTACCACCTCCACCTGGGTCAAAG AGGAAGGAAGCTGgcgaggaagagggagag gaaggagaggaagaggaggatgtaGAAGAGCAAGAGGCCCAG
- the sh3bgr gene encoding SH3 domain-binding glutamic acid-rich protein isoform X47, producing MVIKVYLASSSGSTAIKKKQQDVVGFLEALKIEYTPLDIACSEENRMWMRENVPGEKKPTNGIPLPPQIFNEEGYCGDYETFFDAKEDNQVYAFLGLPPPPGSKEALQAEQVPLQNGTDPDQEPEDTPRKEAGEEEGEEGEEEEDVEEQEAQDEEELRELEDEEDE from the exons ATGGTTATTAAAGTATATTTAGCTTCTTCCTCTGGATCTACTGCG aTCAAGAAGAAGCAGCAGGATGTGGTGGGGTTCCTGGAGGCTCTGAAGATCGAGTACACGCCGCTGGACATCGCCTGCAGCGAGGAGAACCGCATGTGGATGAGGGAGAACGTGCCCGGCGAGAAGAAGCCCACCAACGGCATTCCGCTCCCGCCGCAGATCTTCAACGAGGAGGGCTACTGCGGT gACTACGAAACATTCTTTGATGCCAAGGAGGACAATCAGGTCTATGCCTTCCTGGGTCTACCACCTCCACCTGGGTCAAAG GAGGCCCTGCAGGCCGAACAGGTCCCCCTTCAGAATGGGACGGATCCAGACCAGGAGCCGGAGGACACGCCA AGGAAGGAAGCTGgcgaggaagagggagag gaaggagaggaagaggaggatgtaGAAGAGCAAGAGGCCCAG
- the sh3bgr gene encoding SH3 domain-binding glutamic acid-rich protein isoform X27 — MVIKVYLASSSGSTAIKKKQQDVVGFLEALKIEYTPLDIACSEENRMWMRENVPGEKKPTNGIPLPPQIFNEEGYCGDYETFFDAKEDNQVYAFLGLPPPPGSKEALQAEQVPLQNGTDPDQEPEDTPQEECNGVENGESEELAGEEAAEEGGEEVAGEEEEDAELADGAELEEDAEEAEEETRKEAGEEEGEEGEEEEDVEEQEAQEEEDLIISEDEEELRELEDEEDE, encoded by the exons ATGGTTATTAAAGTATATTTAGCTTCTTCCTCTGGATCTACTGCG aTCAAGAAGAAGCAGCAGGATGTGGTGGGGTTCCTGGAGGCTCTGAAGATCGAGTACACGCCGCTGGACATCGCCTGCAGCGAGGAGAACCGCATGTGGATGAGGGAGAACGTGCCCGGCGAGAAGAAGCCCACCAACGGCATTCCGCTCCCGCCGCAGATCTTCAACGAGGAGGGCTACTGCGGT gACTACGAAACATTCTTTGATGCCAAGGAGGACAATCAGGTCTATGCCTTCCTGGGTCTACCACCTCCACCTGGGTCAAAG GAGGCCCTGCAGGCCGAACAGGTCCCCCTTCAGAATGGGACGGATCCAGACCAGGAGCCGGAGGACACGCCA CAGGAGGAGTGTAACGGGGTGGAGAATGGCGAGTCTGAGGAGCTAGCTGGAGAGGAAGCCGcggaggaaggaggggaggaggtggcgggagaggaggaggaagacgcgGAGTTGGCGGACGGCGCAGAGTTGGAGGAAGACGCAGAGGAAGCCGAAGAGGAGACT AGGAAGGAAGCTGgcgaggaagagggagag gaaggagaggaagaggaggatgtaGAAGAGCAAGAGGCCCAG